The Lysobacter enzymogenes genome window below encodes:
- a CDS encoding excinuclease ABC subunit UvrA, protein MATRPSSRSPQTGDTAFVRVRGAREHNLKDVDVRIPRDAFVVFSGVSGSGKSSLAFGTLFAEAQRRYLESLSPYARRLIDQVGVPDVDEIQGLPPAIALQQQRGTPNVRSTVGSVTTLSSLLRMLYSRAGTYPAQQPMLYAEDFSPNTPQGACPNCHGLGFVYEVTERSMVPDPSLSIRDRAIASWPPAWHGQNLRDILVTLGYDVDKPWRELPKKDRDWILYTEEQPVAPVYAGFTPAQTRAALKRKAEPSYMGTFTGARRYVLHTFATTQSALMKKRVARFMSGARCPLCDGRRLKAEALSVSFAGLDIGSLSQLSLNAIAEVLAPAAAGRFDAPASAATRSRAASRNDSARRVARGGSAHAGGTDVRRTPDLSEEKRIAAQRIAQDLVERIAALQALGLGYLALDRTTPTLSPGELQRLRLATQIRSNLFGVVYVLDEPSAGLHPADSEALHHALDQLKGTGNSVFVVEHDLDMLRRADWIVDVGPGAGQEGGEVLYSGPPQGLREVRHSQTARYLFDAPSRSREGARRAPAGWLELREVHRNNLHGVDARIPLQVLTAVTGVSGSGKSSLISQALVELMGARLGHEPEDESNDDGPPQPGELRTTSGRLGGDADAIKRLVNVDQKPIGRTPRSNLATYTGLFDPVRKLFAQTPLAKSRRYDAGRFSFNVAKGRCATCEGEGFVQVELLFMPTVYAPCPTCHGRRYNDKTLEVSWRERNIAEVLAMTVAEALAFFHDQESIARPLAVLRDIGLGYLRLGQPATELSGGEAQRIKLATELHRSQRGHTLYVLDEPTTGLHAADVDKLMAQLHGLVDGGHTVVVIEHEMRVVADSDWAIDLGPGAGEEGGAIVAAGTPEQVARAASSRTAPYLRRALA, encoded by the coding sequence ATGGCAACCCGCCCCAGTTCCCGTTCCCCGCAAACCGGCGACACCGCCTTCGTCCGCGTGCGCGGCGCGCGCGAGCACAACCTCAAGGACGTCGACGTGCGCATCCCGCGCGATGCGTTCGTGGTGTTTTCCGGCGTGTCCGGATCGGGCAAGTCCTCGCTCGCGTTCGGCACGCTGTTCGCCGAGGCCCAGCGCCGCTATCTGGAATCGCTGTCGCCGTATGCGCGGCGTCTGATCGATCAGGTCGGCGTGCCGGACGTCGACGAGATCCAAGGCCTGCCGCCGGCGATCGCCCTGCAGCAACAGCGCGGCACGCCGAACGTCCGCTCCACGGTCGGCAGCGTGACCACGCTGTCGAGCCTGCTGCGCATGCTGTACTCGCGCGCGGGCACCTATCCGGCCCAGCAGCCGATGCTGTACGCCGAGGATTTCTCGCCGAACACGCCGCAGGGCGCGTGCCCGAACTGCCACGGCCTGGGCTTCGTCTACGAAGTCACCGAGCGCTCGATGGTGCCCGACCCGTCGCTGAGCATCCGCGACCGCGCGATCGCGTCGTGGCCGCCGGCGTGGCACGGACAGAACCTGCGCGACATCCTGGTCACGCTCGGCTACGACGTCGACAAGCCGTGGCGCGAGCTGCCGAAGAAGGACCGCGACTGGATCCTCTACACCGAGGAACAACCCGTCGCCCCGGTCTACGCCGGCTTCACTCCGGCGCAGACCCGCGCCGCGCTGAAGCGCAAGGCCGAGCCCAGCTACATGGGCACCTTCACCGGCGCGCGCCGCTACGTGCTGCACACCTTCGCGACCACCCAGAGCGCGTTGATGAAGAAGCGCGTTGCGCGCTTCATGAGCGGCGCGCGCTGTCCGCTGTGCGACGGCCGCCGCTTGAAGGCCGAGGCCTTGTCGGTGAGCTTCGCCGGCCTCGACATCGGCAGCCTCTCGCAGCTGAGCTTGAACGCGATCGCCGAGGTGTTGGCGCCGGCGGCGGCAGGACGGTTCGACGCGCCGGCCAGCGCTGCGACCCGCAGCCGCGCCGCCAGCCGCAACGACAGCGCGCGCCGCGTCGCCCGCGGCGGCAGCGCCCATGCCGGCGGCACCGACGTGCGCAGGACGCCCGACTTGTCCGAAGAAAAGCGCATCGCGGCGCAGCGCATCGCCCAGGATCTGGTCGAGCGGATCGCCGCGTTGCAAGCCTTGGGGCTGGGCTATCTTGCCCTGGACCGGACCACGCCGACGCTGTCGCCCGGCGAATTGCAGCGCCTGCGCCTGGCCACCCAGATCCGCTCCAACCTGTTCGGTGTGGTCTACGTGCTCGACGAACCGTCCGCTGGCCTGCATCCGGCCGACAGCGAGGCCTTGCACCACGCGCTGGACCAGCTCAAGGGCACCGGCAATTCGGTGTTCGTGGTCGAGCACGACCTGGACATGTTGCGGCGCGCGGACTGGATCGTCGACGTTGGCCCCGGCGCGGGCCAGGAAGGCGGCGAAGTCTTGTACAGCGGTCCGCCGCAGGGCTTGCGCGAGGTGCGCCACTCGCAGACGGCGCGTTACCTGTTCGACGCGCCGTCGCGCAGCCGCGAGGGCGCGCGGCGCGCGCCGGCGGGCTGGCTGGAACTGCGCGAGGTGCATCGCAACAACCTGCACGGCGTCGACGCGCGGATTCCGTTGCAGGTGCTGACCGCGGTCACCGGCGTGTCGGGTTCGGGCAAGTCGAGCCTGATCAGCCAGGCCCTGGTCGAACTGATGGGCGCGCGCCTGGGCCACGAACCGGAGGACGAAAGCAACGACGACGGCCCGCCGCAGCCCGGCGAACTGCGCACCACCTCCGGCCGCCTCGGCGGCGACGCCGACGCGATCAAGCGCCTGGTCAACGTCGACCAGAAACCGATCGGCCGCACGCCGCGTTCGAATCTAGCGACCTATACCGGCCTGTTCGACCCGGTGCGCAAGCTGTTCGCGCAAACGCCGCTGGCCAAGAGCCGGCGCTACGACGCCGGGCGGTTCTCGTTCAATGTCGCCAAGGGACGCTGCGCGACCTGCGAAGGCGAGGGCTTCGTCCAGGTCGAGCTGCTGTTCATGCCGACGGTGTACGCGCCGTGCCCGACCTGCCACGGCCGCCGCTACAACGACAAGACGCTCGAAGTGTCGTGGCGCGAACGCAACATCGCCGAAGTGCTGGCGATGACCGTCGCCGAAGCGCTGGCGTTCTTCCACGATCAGGAATCCATCGCCCGGCCGCTGGCGGTGCTGCGCGACATCGGCCTGGGGTATCTGCGCCTGGGTCAGCCGGCCACCGAGCTGTCCGGCGGCGAGGCGCAGCGGATCAAACTGGCGACGGAACTGCACCGCAGCCAGCGCGGACACACCTTGTACGTGCTCGACGAACCGACCACCGGGCTGCATGCCGCCGACGTCGACAAGCTGATGGCGCAGTTGCACGGCCTGGTCGACGGCGGGCATACGGTGGTGGTGATCGAGCACGAGATGCGGGTGGTGGCCGATAGCGATTGGGCGATCGATCTCGGGCCGGGTGCGGGCGAGGAGGGCGGGGCGATCGTCGCTGCCGGCACGCCCGAACAGGTCGCGCGGGCGGCGTCGAGTCGGACTGCGCCTTATCTGCGCCGCGCGCTGGCTTGA
- a CDS encoding FAD-dependent monooxygenase, translated as MIEHAVVIAGAGPVGLTLVGELALAGVDVAVVERRANQELAGSRAGGLHARTLEVFDQRGLAERFLAQGQIAQVAGFAGIRLDIGDFPSRHPYGLGLWQNRIERILADWVDALPVTFYRASEAVALAQDATGVELALADGRRLRARYLVGCDGGRSLVRKAAGIAFPGWDASVSSLIAQVEMREEPELGIRRTAAGINALGKVDYTIEDGRVVYAAGGTVGVVLTESRIGSGEPTLDDIRAGLVAVYGTDYGAHSPSWISRFTDTARQAAAYRAGRVLLAGDAAHVHAPVGGQGLNIGVQDAMNLGWKLAQVVKGISPERLLDTYHAERHPVAARVLRDTLAQVALMRADDRVDALRDAMSELLAMEEPRKRVAARMSGLELRYDFGEGHPLLGRRMPDLDLATREGPRRLFAFLHDARPLLIDFATPGGLDIAPWAERVRKIEAQYAGAWELPLLGTVAAPAAALVRPDGYVAWVGDGTAQGLSDALSTWFGPPSPR; from the coding sequence ATGATTGAACATGCCGTGGTCATCGCAGGCGCGGGCCCGGTCGGCCTGACGCTGGTGGGCGAACTGGCGCTGGCCGGCGTCGATGTCGCCGTGGTCGAGCGTCGCGCCAATCAAGAGCTGGCCGGCTCGCGCGCCGGCGGCCTGCATGCGCGCACGCTGGAGGTATTCGACCAGCGCGGCCTCGCCGAGCGCTTTCTCGCCCAAGGGCAGATCGCGCAGGTCGCCGGATTCGCCGGCATCCGCCTGGACATCGGCGATTTCCCGAGCCGTCATCCCTACGGCCTCGGGCTGTGGCAGAACCGCATCGAACGCATCCTCGCCGATTGGGTCGATGCGTTGCCGGTGACGTTCTACCGCGCTAGCGAAGCGGTCGCCCTGGCCCAGGACGCGACCGGCGTCGAGCTTGCGCTGGCCGACGGCCGCCGCCTGCGCGCGCGCTATCTGGTCGGTTGCGACGGCGGCCGCAGCTTGGTCCGCAAGGCCGCCGGCATCGCGTTCCCCGGCTGGGATGCGAGCGTCAGCAGCCTGATCGCCCAGGTCGAGATGCGCGAAGAACCGGAACTGGGCATCCGCCGCACCGCCGCCGGCATCAACGCGCTCGGCAAGGTCGACTACACCATCGAGGACGGGCGCGTGGTTTACGCAGCGGGCGGAACGGTCGGCGTGGTGCTGACCGAATCGCGGATCGGCAGCGGCGAGCCCACGCTGGACGACATCCGCGCCGGGCTCGTCGCCGTCTACGGCACCGATTACGGCGCGCACAGCCCGAGCTGGATTTCGCGCTTCACCGACACGGCCCGGCAAGCCGCGGCGTACCGCGCCGGGCGCGTGCTGCTGGCCGGCGACGCGGCGCACGTGCACGCGCCGGTCGGCGGGCAGGGCCTCAACATCGGCGTGCAGGACGCGATGAATCTGGGCTGGAAGCTGGCCCAGGTGGTCAAGGGCATTTCGCCCGAACGCTTGCTCGACACCTATCACGCCGAGCGCCACCCGGTCGCCGCGCGGGTGCTGCGCGACACCCTGGCGCAAGTGGCGCTGATGCGCGCCGACGACCGCGTCGACGCCTTGCGCGATGCGATGTCCGAACTGCTGGCGATGGAGGAACCGCGCAAGCGCGTCGCGGCGCGGATGTCCGGCCTGGAACTGCGCTACGACTTCGGCGAAGGCCACCCGCTGCTGGGCCGGCGCATGCCCGACCTGGATCTGGCCACGCGCGAAGGCCCGCGCCGGCTGTTCGCGTTCCTGCACGATGCGCGGCCGCTGCTGATCGATTTCGCCACGCCGGGCGGGCTCGACATCGCGCCGTGGGCCGAGCGCGTGCGCAAGATCGAAGCGCAGTACGCCGGCGCGTGGGAGCTGCCGCTGCTCGGCACGGTCGCCGCGCCCGCCGCCGCGCTGGTGCGGCCGGACGGCTACGTGGCCTGGGTCGGCGACGGCACGGCGCAGGGTCTGTCCGATGCGCTGTCGACGTGGTTCGGGCCGCCTTCGCCGCGGTAG
- a CDS encoding MipA/OmpV family protein: MLKFFPLALLFAAPSMALAQSPSSAGDLLAEEADDRWNLGLALSVSDSAYAGEDLRPRPFPLVSYEGERFFWRGLSGGVHAIRSGGFTLDVIVSARFDGFDIDDLGRRELAANGLDADRLDDRDDAFDAGLAASWKGRAGEFKLRALADASGTHDGYELSADYAYPVHLGRSTLVPSLGARWLSKDLANYYYGTLDSEVARGVKLYRPGSALVPQVGLGWLRPLGEKWRLFGSVEYKFLPNEIKRSPLIDPDVDGEANLKFGFSRSF; the protein is encoded by the coding sequence ATGCTCAAGTTCTTCCCGCTCGCCCTGCTGTTCGCGGCTCCGTCGATGGCGCTCGCGCAATCGCCTTCCAGCGCGGGCGACCTGCTCGCCGAAGAAGCCGACGACCGCTGGAATCTCGGCTTGGCGCTGTCGGTCAGCGACAGCGCCTACGCGGGCGAGGACCTGCGGCCGCGGCCGTTTCCGCTGGTCAGCTACGAAGGCGAGCGTTTCTTCTGGCGCGGCCTGTCCGGCGGCGTCCACGCCATCCGCAGCGGCGGCTTTACCCTCGACGTGATAGTGTCGGCCCGGTTCGACGGCTTCGACATCGACGACCTCGGTCGCCGCGAGCTGGCGGCGAACGGCCTCGACGCCGACCGGCTCGACGACCGCGACGATGCCTTCGACGCCGGGCTGGCGGCCAGTTGGAAAGGCCGCGCGGGCGAGTTCAAGCTGCGCGCGCTCGCCGACGCCAGCGGCACCCACGACGGTTACGAGCTCTCCGCCGATTACGCCTACCCCGTCCATCTCGGCCGCTCGACCTTGGTTCCCAGCCTCGGCGCGCGCTGGCTGTCCAAGGATCTGGCGAACTATTACTACGGCACGCTCGACAGCGAAGTGGCGCGCGGGGTAAAGCTCTACCGGCCCGGTTCGGCGCTGGTGCCGCAGGTCGGCCTGGGATGGCTGCGGCCGCTCGGCGAAAAATGGCGTCTGTTCGGCTCGGTCGAATACAAGTTCCTGCCGAACGAAATCAAGCGCAGCCCGTTGATCGACCCGGACGTCGACGGCGAGGCCAACCTCAAGTTCGGTTTCAGCCGCAGCTTTTGA
- a CDS encoding response regulator transcription factor — translation MPMPESIRTLHHRIALVEDHARLAALVTRGLAAAGIAVDAFATLESAWLAIAERDYAVAVIDRGMPDGDGLELVRRMREARIATPCLMLTARDALRDRVDGLDAGADDYLAKPFALEELAARVRALMRRPARLDPARPSYGGVSVHPENGHLLCGDQHVTLAPAELQIAICLLRAGGQAVRRTTLEAAAWGVGEAVTPNAFDVALHRLRKKLAAIDSELALVNVRGYGYALKAADAAQ, via the coding sequence ATGCCCATGCCGGAAAGCATCCGCACCCTGCACCACCGGATCGCGCTGGTCGAAGACCACGCGCGGCTGGCCGCGCTGGTGACGCGCGGACTGGCCGCCGCGGGCATCGCCGTGGATGCCTTCGCCACGCTCGAATCGGCGTGGCTGGCCATCGCCGAACGCGATTACGCGGTCGCGGTGATCGACCGCGGCATGCCCGACGGCGATGGGCTCGAACTGGTGCGGCGCATGCGCGAAGCGCGGATCGCGACGCCGTGCCTGATGCTGACCGCGCGCGACGCGCTGCGCGACCGCGTCGACGGACTGGACGCCGGCGCCGACGATTACCTGGCCAAGCCGTTCGCGCTGGAAGAACTCGCCGCGCGCGTGCGCGCGCTGATGCGGCGGCCGGCGCGGCTCGACCCGGCGCGGCCGTCGTACGGCGGCGTCAGCGTGCATCCGGAAAACGGCCACCTGCTGTGCGGCGACCAACACGTCACTCTGGCGCCGGCCGAATTGCAGATCGCGATCTGCCTGCTGCGCGCGGGCGGACAGGCGGTGCGCCGGACCACGCTGGAAGCGGCGGCCTGGGGCGTCGGCGAAGCGGTCACGCCGAACGCCTTCGACGTCGCCCTGCACCGGCTGCGCAAGAAGCTCGCCGCGATCGATTCGGAACTGGCCCTGGTCAACGTCCGCGGCTACGGTTACGCGTTGAAGGCCGCCGATGCTGCCCAGTAG
- a CDS encoding sensor histidine kinase — protein sequence MLPSSLAARLMLAALGGLLAASLAGAALVWLQFWPSSPAAMLHAQLQGELDDLDDGLRLAADGRATVALDRYDAATYDAMPKDAAYLVLDRAGRELARSIDGPALAGLRAAPSGARTVLIANGDEPVRLRVAEKSASRDGRRYLIRIARSERLVATLSAYAGEKFLRGASLAAALAIACFALVVFVTVRRMVRPLRRASAVAARLAPGNMSERLRTAGLPDEIVPLIEAFNSALGRLEHGFRVQQEFLASAAHELKTPLALLQAEIELGGAADKTALLRDTAQMARIVHQLLHLAEVSEGHNYRYEAVNLIDGIGDAVDYLQPLAAQRGVAVRLDVAADGGALQADRGALFVLVKNLLENAIHHSPPGASVRVRIEADGLWIQDQGRGVAPEHEPHLFERFWRADGPGGDGAGLGLAICAEICRAHGWRIGFSPSPDGEGARFRVDTAARGAPG from the coding sequence ATGCTGCCCAGTAGCCTGGCCGCGCGCCTGATGCTGGCCGCCCTCGGCGGCTTGCTGGCCGCTTCGCTGGCGGGCGCGGCGCTGGTGTGGCTGCAATTCTGGCCGTCGTCGCCGGCGGCGATGCTGCACGCGCAATTGCAGGGCGAACTCGACGATCTCGACGACGGCCTGCGGCTCGCCGCCGACGGCCGCGCCACGGTCGCGCTGGACCGCTACGACGCGGCCACTTACGACGCGATGCCCAAGGACGCCGCCTACCTGGTGCTGGACCGCGCGGGCCGCGAACTCGCGCGCAGCATCGACGGCCCCGCGCTGGCCGGCCTGCGCGCCGCGCCGTCCGGCGCGCGCACGGTCCTGATCGCCAACGGCGACGAACCGGTGCGCCTGCGGGTGGCCGAAAAGAGCGCGTCCCGCGACGGCCGGCGATACCTCATCCGCATCGCCCGAAGCGAACGGCTGGTGGCCACGCTCAGCGCCTACGCCGGCGAGAAATTCCTGCGCGGCGCATCGCTCGCGGCCGCGCTGGCGATCGCCTGCTTCGCGTTGGTGGTGTTCGTTACCGTACGCCGCATGGTCCGGCCGCTGCGGCGCGCGTCGGCGGTGGCGGCGCGGCTGGCGCCGGGCAACATGTCCGAACGCCTGCGCACCGCCGGCCTGCCCGACGAGATCGTGCCGCTGATCGAAGCCTTCAACTCGGCGCTGGGCCGGCTCGAACACGGCTTTCGCGTGCAGCAGGAATTCCTGGCCTCGGCCGCGCACGAGCTCAAGACGCCGCTGGCCTTGCTGCAGGCCGAGATCGAACTCGGCGGCGCCGCCGACAAGACCGCGTTGCTGCGCGACACCGCGCAGATGGCGCGCATCGTGCACCAGTTGCTGCATCTGGCCGAGGTCAGCGAAGGCCACAACTACCGCTACGAAGCGGTAAACCTGATCGACGGGATCGGCGACGCGGTCGATTACCTGCAACCCCTCGCCGCGCAGCGCGGCGTCGCGGTGCGCCTGGACGTCGCGGCCGACGGCGGCGCGCTCCAGGCCGATCGCGGCGCCTTGTTCGTCCTGGTCAAGAATCTGCTGGAAAACGCGATCCACCATTCGCCGCCGGGCGCGAGCGTGCGCGTGCGCATCGAAGCCGATGGCCTCTGGATCCAGGACCAAGGGCGCGGCGTTGCGCCCGAGCACGAGCCGCATCTGTTCGAGCGCTTCTGGCGCGCGGACGGACCCGGCGGCGACGGTGCGGGACTGGGTTTGGCGATCTGCGCCGAAATCTGCCGGGCGCACGGTTGGCGCATCGGTTTCAGTCCGTCGCCCGACGGCGAAGGCGCGCGGTTCCGGGTGGATACCGCGGCGCGCGGCGCGCCGGGTTGA
- a CDS encoding nuclear transport factor 2 family protein, producing the protein MSATNKAVLQTANEAIRAGDNEAFLAFCTDDIVWDAIGEPILRGKDAVREWMKRAYAEPPSFDVAELIAENDWVVATGSIDLRGDRGETITHAYCDVWRFREGKMAELRAFVVAPGGWRPPD; encoded by the coding sequence GTGTCAGCGACCAACAAAGCCGTCCTGCAAACGGCGAACGAGGCGATCCGCGCCGGCGACAACGAGGCGTTTCTGGCGTTTTGCACCGACGATATCGTGTGGGATGCGATCGGCGAACCGATCCTGCGCGGAAAAGACGCGGTGCGCGAATGGATGAAGCGGGCCTACGCCGAGCCGCCGAGTTTCGACGTCGCCGAACTGATCGCCGAAAACGATTGGGTCGTCGCGACGGGCAGCATCGACCTGCGCGGCGACCGCGGAGAGACGATCACCCACGCCTATTGCGATGTCTGGCGTTTCCGCGAGGGAAAGATGGCCGAGCTGCGGGCGTTCGTGGTCGCGCCCGGCGGATGGCGGCCGCCGGATTAG